The Hemicordylus capensis ecotype Gifberg chromosome 6, rHemCap1.1.pri, whole genome shotgun sequence genome window below encodes:
- the LRRD1 gene encoding leucine-rich repeat and death domain-containing protein 1 — protein sequence MSDEKEEGVDEVFPKASESNTGNGGTQSNEQLNTIEKSPSTLPKENQDKNRSSSNASGMEKVTSEVSDTDSKPDTRKSRSFFETILSSSMSTLDEEKSSEFQDGLILAESSLEVSTKGSEKDILHSKEKLEKHKDVSTVLTPDTRDPELLAYLYAEGISDIPPDFLEGQVKRSLLQSIENARVPEKISADMLSEMMIDDFTVQLNSRGVTEMPTGVFDTKMLKYLYLNNNEIKIIPKGIKLLKNLEILSMEGNQLTSLPPEISLLPKLRTLNIGHNEISSISDVFSNLSSLRCLLMRYNNVQVFPSALEKLESLEILDLSGNKLTLPETMINMKKMNMFFLNSSQISIFPKVLCYLPNLSKLSLAENQIQSLPKEIKELKTLKELTLSHNKLTFLPVQLFQLIHLEKLRLNDNLLETLSDLVENLQDLRELNLAKNLFKSITDSICHCIMMEQLNLNDNQLKKLPPNLYKLKYLRELYISRNQLILLDEQIALFKDLSVIEVSGNALMYIPVEIKSCTEITTVDLSYNKLSFFPIGLCALYALKHLNLSGNHISEITTEISFIKSLKHLNLSRNKFPSFSIHLCTLNKLSYLDLSYNAISSIPAHVQKMKYLRVLLLHHNKFILFPGELCALHRLKTLDLSENKIPLIPSDINHLQELTELNLSNNEFQSFPTEICYLASLEKLTLCQSNGLKLKQLSELISKLKNLKELDVSYNELQELPEGIGEMKSLVTLIANDNCLIKLPLSFSSLQNLQHLNLRENKLLHLPSDLHHLLLLRNINFDRNDLVRPPLEVCKGKQLLPITRYLESADERDEKILDNILKTIASNIPFEHFEFFCQKLQLKSAVIKSIESNREMVLEDKVTEALNFWKTENQDLSSTAMTDQLIRVLTMADMYYLTNKVKALKLCSRVVKF from the exons atgtctgatgaaaaagaggaaGGAGTGGATGAAGTCTTTCCAAAGGCTTCTGAAAGTAATACTGGCAATGGTGGAACACAATCAAATGAACAACTTAATACAATTGAAAAATCACCAAGTACATTGCCTAAAGAAAACCAGGATAAAAATAGATCTAGTTCTAATGCAAGTGGAATGGAAAAAGTCACCTCAGAAGTCTCTGATACAGATTCAAAACCAGATACCAGAAAATCACGGTCATTTTTTGAAACAATATTGAGTTCATCAATGAGTACATTGGATGAGGAAAAATCAAGTGAATTCCAGGACGGCCTCATACTGGCAGAAAGCTCTTTAGAGGTTTCTACAAAAGGTTCAGAAAAAGATATTTTGCATTCCAAAGAGAAACTGGAAAAGCATAAAGATGTGTCAACAGTTTTAACACCTGATACAAGGGATCCTGAACTCCTTGCATATCTGTATGCTGAGGGAATAAGTGATATTCCTCCAGATTTTTTAGAAGGGCAAGTAAAAAGAAGCTTATTACAATCTATAGAAAATGCTAGAGTGCCTGAAAAGATATCAGCAGATATGCTGTCAGAAATGATGATTGATGACTTCACTGTTCAATTAAATTCTAGAGGAGTGACTGAAATGCCCACAGGGGTCTTTGAtacaaaaatgttaaaatatttgtACTTAAACAACAATGAAATTAAAATCATACCAAAAGGAATAAAGTTATTGAAAAACCTGGAAATATTATCCATGGAAGGAAATCAGTTAACATCATTGCCTCCTGAAATATCTCTGCTTCCAAAACTTAGAACTTTAAACATAGGTCACAATGAAATCTCATCCATCTCTGATGTTTTTTCAAACCTTTCAAGTCTTAGGTGCCTTTTGATGAGGTATAATAATGTTCAAGTGTTTCCTTCTGCTTTAGAAAAACTTGAAAGCCTGGAAATTTTAGATCTCAGTGGAAATAAACTAACGCTGCCAGAGACTATGATTAACATGAAAAAAATGAATATGTTCTTCTTAAATTCTAGCCAGATTTCAATATTCCCTAAGGTTCTCTGTTACCTTCCAAATCTAAGCAAGCTCAGCTTGGCAGAAAATCAGATCCAAAGTTTACCAAAGGAGATTAAAGAGCTCAAAACATTAAAAGAACTTACACTGAGTCACAACAAGCTTACATTTTTGCCTGTACAGCTCTTTCAGTTGATACATTTAGAGAAATTGAGACTGAATGATAACCTGCTGGAAACTCTATCAGATCTAGTAGAGAACTTGCAGGATCTTCGGGAACTCAATCTTGCCAAAAACTTATTCAAAAGCATAACAGATAGTATTTGCCATTGTATCATGATGGAACAGCTCAATCTTAATGACAACCAGTTAAAGAAACTTCCCCCAAACCTGTACAAACTAAAATATTTAAGGGAACTTTACATAAGCAGAAACCAGTTGATATTGTTAGATGAACAAATAGCATTATTTAAAGATCTCTCGGTTATTGAAGTATCAGGAAATGCATTAATGTacatccctgttgaaataaaaagtTGTACAGAAATCACTACAGTTGACCTGAGTTACAACAAGTTGTCTTTCTTTCCAATTGGACTGTGTGCGCTGTATGCGCTTAAACACCTAAATCTCAGTGGAAATCACATTTCAGAAATAACTACTGAAATTTCATTCATTAAAAGCCTGAAGCATCTTAATTTAAGTCGGAACAAATTCCCCTCATTTTCCATACATCTATGCACTCTTAACAAGCTAAGTTACTTAGACTTAAGTTACAATGCAATAAGCAGTATTCCGGCACATGTGCAAAAAATGAAGTATCTTCGGGTTCTGCTCTTACACCACAACAAATTTATTTTGTTTCCTGGAGAGCTGTGTGCACTACATCGACTTAAGACGCTGGATCTTTCAGAGAATAAGATACCATTAATCCCCTCAGATATCAATCATCTGCAAGAACTAACGGAACTAAATCTGTCTAACAATGAATTTCAATCATTTCCAACTGAAATATGCTACCTTGCATCATTGGAGAAGTTAACATTGTGCCAAAGCAATGGGTTAAAG TTAAAACAACTTTCAGAACTGATATCAAAGCTGAAAAATCTTAAAGAGCTTGATGTATCTTATAATGAATTGCAAGAGTTACCAGAAGGCATAGGGGAAATGAAAAGTTTAGTCACCTTAATAGCAAATGACAATTGTTTAATTAAGCTCCCCTTGAGTTTTTCATCTCTCCAGAATTTGCAGCATCTGAATCTAAGAG AAAATAAATTGCTGCATCTACCTAGTGATCTGCACCATCTTCTGTTACTGAGGAATATAAATTTTGATAGAAATGATCTAGTTAGACCTCCATTGGAAGTCTGCAAAGGAAAACAACTACTCCCTATAACACGCTACTTAGAAAGTGCTGATGAAAGAGATG AGAAGATCTTGGATAACATACTGAAGACGATTGCTAGCAATATACCCTTTgaacattttgaatttttttgccAAAAACTGCAGCTGAAAAGTGCTGTGATAAAATCTATTGAAAGTAACAG GGAGATGGTATTAGAAGATAAAGTAACTGAGGCATTGAACTTCTGGAAAACTGAAAACCAAGATCTGTCCTCTACTGCAATGACAGACCAGTTGATTAGAGTGCTAACCATGGCTGACATGTATTATTTAACCAACAAAGTGAAAGCATTAAAACTCTGTTCAAGAGTTGTAAAGTTCTAA